GCGGCGTCCATACCACCTTCTGCTCCGCCTCCGCGAGCCGGGAGAGATTGGTCGTCCGGCGGAGGGTGAGATTGTTCCCGGTGGTGTGCATGTAGTAGTAGACGCCGTCCTTCTGCAGCACCCAAGGATCCGGACCGGAAGGGAGGAGCGGATTGGTGAAGGTGGCCTCGCCACTGCCGCTCCCCTCGTCGGCTGTGGTGGTGCCGCAGGCCGCGGCGACGAGTACCAGGAGCAGCAGCGGAACGGCTCTCGATCTCATTGGGAATCGGGTCTGGTTGCGGTTGCGGTTCCTCTCAGAGGCCGGGAATCGCTCACCGGGTTCGTGGCGCGCCGGCGAAAGGATGGTCATCCGTTGAGCGCGCGGGTCGAATCGCGCACCACCAGGCTCGCGTCGAGGTGCACCTTCTCGAAGGTGGGGTCGGCGCGGCTGCTGATCTGCTGGATCAGCATTTCGGCGGCGCGCCTCCCCATCTCTTTCTTGGGGACGTGCACGGTGGTCAGCGCCAGCGGGAAGTAGTCGAGGATCGGCAGGTCGTCGAAGCCGATGACCGATACGTCCGCAGGGACGCAGATCCCCAGCTCCCGTAGCGCCCGCATCAGGCCAAGGGCGACGAGGTCGTTGTAGCAGGTGACCGCGGTTGGCCGCTCCTCGGCCGCCACCTGGCTGAAGTACTCGAGGCCGGCTCGGTAGCCATCCTCCAGCGAGTCTCCCGCGTTCACGACCATGCCGTGATCGAAGATCAGGTGGGACTCGCTGAACGCCCTGCGCACGCCCTCCGCTCGCTCCTCTGAGTGCTGGGAGTAGCTGGGCCCTGCGAGGTGGATGATGCGGGAGTGTCCCTGTCGGATCAGGTAACGGACTGCTTCGGCGGAGGCGCGGATGTTGTCGACATCCACCAGGTTCGCGCGGATCCCACGCACGTCCTCGAGGAGGACGAACGGGATCCTGGCGCGCTTCATCTCGAAGATGTGGGAGAGATCCGTATCGTCATTCAGGATCGGCGCGACGATCAGCCCGTCCAGGTGCTGCTCGGCGGCCTGCTCGACCAGCCGTCGTTCCACGTCGAACTGCCCCTCCGAGCTGCTGACGGAGACGAGATAGCCGTGCTCGTGCGCAACCTCCTGCACGCCTGTGAAGATCTCAGCGTAGTAGGGGTTCTGGATCTCCTTGACGATCAGGCTGATGGTGCGGCTTGCCGTGGGTCGGAAGCGGCGGCGAGCTGCGGGGCTGGGGCGATAGTTGAGCTGTTCGATCGCCTTCATGACGCTGCGCCGCGTCGATTCCCGGAGGGTGTCGCGGTTGTTGAGCACTGCGGACACAGTGGACTTGGACACCCCCGCCAGAGCCGCAACGTCCGAGATCGTCGGGTGCTTCATGCTCGTCCGGGAAGGAGACGCCGCCTCGATGCCCGGGCTGGATCTCCCTCGTCGCCGCCCGGGCATCACCTCCTGGTTCCTTGAACCGGTTCGAATATCGGCCATGAACCGCGCGGAAGGCAAGGTTCTTGTCTCGGCCGTCGAGACACGGTTTGGCTTTCACACAAGAATATTGCGGCCTTCCGGGGCTACATTTATCGTGCAGAACACTCCAGGGGCACAACCATCCGTGCCCGGGTGGTGGTTCTCGAACCGGTATTCTGACCGTCGCTTTCCCGTCCGGTCCGGGTCGTCGAACGCGCAGTCTGGCGCGGCGTATCCGCGCTGCCGGCTGTCATCCACAGGCCGGCCGAGCCGGCCCCGTCCCATCCCTTCGCAGGAGAGGATCTATGCAAACGGATCCATCTGTTCGAGACCGGAGAAGGCCTCCACACCTCTTTCGCTGGCTGACCTCCGGTCGGTCCCTGTGGCTCGCGGCCCTCTTCTCGGCGCTTCCCACGCTGTCGTGGGCGCAGACCGAGGTGAGCGGGCGGGTGATCGACGCCCAGACGAGCGCTCCCCTTGCGGGGGCCCAGGTGACCGTGCAGGGCACGAATGTCGGAACGGTGACGAACGCGAGCGGCGACTATTCGCTCACGATGCCAGCCGGGTCGTCGACCCTGGTCTTCTCGATGCTCGGCTACTCGTCGCAGGAGGTCGCCACCGAAGGCCGGTCGGTTGTGAACGTGGCGCTCATGCCCAGCGCCGTGAGCCTGGAGGGGTTGGTGGTGGTCGGATACACCACCCAGGAGCTGCGCGACATCTCCGGCGCGGTGGCCGCGGTGTCCGACACCGAGCTACAAGCGCGCAAGGTGGCGACCCTGGAAGAGGCGCTGAAAGGGCGGGTCGCCGGGGTGAACATCAAGACCTCCGGGGAGCCCGGCCAGGCGGCTGCGATCACGGTTCGCGGGCAGAACTTCCTCTACAACTCGTCCCCGCTCTATGTGGTGGACGGGTTCTACATGACTCAGAACCCCAATCTGAACCCTGCCGACATCGCCTCCATCCAGATCCTGAAGGACGCTTCGGCCGCGTCGCAGTACGGGGCCCAGGCGGCCAACGGCGTGGTGGTGATCACCACCAAGCGAGGGCAGGCGACCGGGCGTAACGGGCTCCGGATCAGCTCCTATTATGGCGTACAGGAGATGAACAACCGGATCGAGGTGATGAACGCCCGCGAGTGGGCCGAGTTCGCGAAGATGGCCTACGAGAACGCGCGGGCGCAGAACCCGAACGCCGATCCGGTCCCGGCGGGGGTGCTGGCGATCCTCGACGGTACCCACACGGTCGATACCGACTGGCAGGACGTGATCCTCCAGGACGGGGCCATCCAGGACCACAACGTGTCGATGTCCGGGGCCACCGAGGATGCGAACTACTTCCTGAGCGGCGGCTACACCCGGCAGGAAGGCACGATCAAGAAGACCGACTTCGAGCGCTTCTCCCTGCGGGTCAATTCGGAGCTTCGCCGCGGTCGGCTCACGCTGGGCGAGAACATCTCGCTGTCCCGCTCCAACCGTAACAACCTCGTCCTGAACGAGGGCTCTCCGCTGATCAATGCCATGCGCATGCCGCCGGGGATTCCCGTCTTCGACGAGGCCAACAACCCGCCATACGGCTATGGGAGCGCGTTCCTGCCCAACTTCGGTACCAACCCGCTGGGCCTCATCGAGCAGCGGGATGACCAGTTCCAACGGAACCAGGTCTTCGGAACGGTTTTCGGTGAGTACTCCCTGCTGGACGGGCTGAACTACCGGCTCAACATCGGCTTCAGCTACGACGACCTGGAGAACCGCTTCTTCCAGAAGGCCGGCGGTCTTCCGCGCCAGAACAACCCGCGTGACCCGGCCTTCCTGAACGTAGGTCGTGACGACTACACCTCGCTGCTCTTCGAGAACCTGCTCAGTTACAACCAAACCTTCGGCGGCCTCCACGATGTGAACGCGGTGGTTGGCTACACCGAGCAGAAGACCGAGCGCGACTGGCTGTGGGCCCATCGTCGCGGCTACGCGGACGAAAGCCTGCGGCAGATCGATGCGGGAACGGAGAACTTCGACAACCGGGGCTTCGCCATCGAGTCCCGCCTTCGCTCCTTCCTCGGTCGCATCAACTACTCTTACGACGGCCGCTACCTGCTGACCGCCAGCTTCCGCCGGGACGGCTCCAGTCGCTTC
This genomic interval from Longimicrobiaceae bacterium contains the following:
- a CDS encoding LacI family DNA-binding transcriptional regulator produces the protein MKHPTISDVAALAGVSKSTVSAVLNNRDTLRESTRRSVMKAIEQLNYRPSPAARRRFRPTASRTISLIVKEIQNPYYAEIFTGVQEVAHEHGYLVSVSSSEGQFDVERRLVEQAAEQHLDGLIVAPILNDDTDLSHIFEMKRARIPFVLLEDVRGIRANLVDVDNIRASAEAVRYLIRQGHSRIIHLAGPSYSQHSEERAEGVRRAFSESHLIFDHGMVVNAGDSLEDGYRAGLEYFSQVAAEERPTAVTCYNDLVALGLMRALRELGICVPADVSVIGFDDLPILDYFPLALTTVHVPKKEMGRRAAEMLIQQISSRADPTFEKVHLDASLVVRDSTRALNG
- a CDS encoding TonB-dependent receptor — protein: MQTDPSVRDRRRPPHLFRWLTSGRSLWLAALFSALPTLSWAQTEVSGRVIDAQTSAPLAGAQVTVQGTNVGTVTNASGDYSLTMPAGSSTLVFSMLGYSSQEVATEGRSVVNVALMPSAVSLEGLVVVGYTTQELRDISGAVAAVSDTELQARKVATLEEALKGRVAGVNIKTSGEPGQAAAITVRGQNFLYNSSPLYVVDGFYMTQNPNLNPADIASIQILKDASAASQYGAQAANGVVVITTKRGQATGRNGLRISSYYGVQEMNNRIEVMNAREWAEFAKMAYENARAQNPNADPVPAGVLAILDGTHTVDTDWQDVILQDGAIQDHNVSMSGATEDANYFLSGGYTRQEGTIKKTDFERFSLRVNSELRRGRLTLGENISLSRSNRNNLVLNEGSPLINAMRMPPGIPVFDEANNPPYGYGSAFLPNFGTNPLGLIEQRDDQFQRNQVFGTVFGEYSLLDGLNYRLNIGFSYDDLENRFFQKAGGLPRQNNPRDPAFLNVGRDDYTSLLFENLLSYNQTFGGLHDVNAVVGYTEQKTERDWLWAHRRGYADESLRQIDAGTENFDNRGFAIESRLRSFLGRINYSYDGRYLLTASFRRDGSSRFGPGNRWGNFWSGSAGWVVSEEPFFSSIPLLGGANFLKLRASYGVLGNQDFADYQFAGLVVQNRSYLFGESVAPGAIQLDLANPDIKWQENTQQNYGFDLSMLDNQLSITADYYISRSDDLLVRAPLPPTLGSGTAPFINAGSVRNRGLELSLTHRYGRGNFELNTTANLTTIDNEVLSLGNGAQPIMVAGVARTAVGHPIGTLWTYKMDGIFQSEEEVQNHTTTLEDGTVVVLQPNAQPGDVRYADLNKDGAINDQDKYAAGDAVPDLEGGLFFDGRIGRFDFTAGLRGSFGNEIFNEVRWWMLRMDDNSNLPKGTKPWTPENPSATTPRALIGGLAADNARRESDRWVEDGSFVRIQNLQIGYSLPESLLSRAGLDARDARVYVNVQNLYTFTDYTGFDPEFVGFLSDVSTLERGIDFGRVYPSPRTISVGFDIGL